From Thermincola ferriacetica:
GGGCACGGTACGGGATGCCCGCGGGTTAACCTCTAAAACATATACCTCCTCTTCACCCACCACATACTGGATGTTGATCAACCCACAAATTTTTAAAGCTTTAGCTATCCGGGTAGTATAATCGATGACCTTTTGCTGTTCCTCCTGTGTCAATGTCTGTACCGGATAACAGGCGATACTGTCGCCGGAGTGCACACCGGCCCGTTCAATGTGTTCCATAATGCCGGGAATCAAGATATTTTCCCCGTCGCCGATAGCATCAACCTCTACTTCTTTTCCCCGTATATATTTGTCCACCAGCACCGGGTGCTTCGGTGATACCTGAACGGCAGTTTCCATATATTTCAGGAGTTCACCGGTATTATGCACTATCTCCATGGCCCGGCCGCCAAGTACGTAGGAAGGGCGAACCAAAACGGGGTAACCTAGCTTTTCAGCGATTTCTTGGGCTTCTTTAACCGTGAAGGCCGTTTTCCCTTCCGATTGGGGAATCGCCAGGGTTCTCAGCAGGCGTTCGAACTTTTCCCTGTCTTCAGCTTCATCTATCTGGGCTACCGGAGTTCCCAGCACACGTACTCCTGCCCCGGAAAGGTCACCGGCCAGGTTGATGGCTGTCTGACCGCCAAACTGGACGATCACCCCGTAAGGCTTTTCTTTTTCAATAATATTCATAACGTCTTCAAAGGTCAGTGGTTCAAAATAGAGCTTATCGGCAGTATCGAAGTCAGTACTGACCGTCTCCGGGTTATTGTTAATGATTATCGATTCTATTCCCTCCTGCTTTAAACCCCAGACTGAATGAACCGAACAATAGTCGAACTCTATGCCCTGACCGATCCGGATGGGACCGGAACCCAGCACAATGACTTTTTTTCTTTCGCTGACGACCACTTCATCTTCATCATCGTAAGTTGAATAATAGTAGGGAGTAGCCGCTTCAAATTCGGCGGCGCAGGTGTCCACCATTTTGTAAACAGGGATTATGCCGGCTCTCTTGCGCATTTCCCTGACCTCTGGCTCAGGTAAACCCGTCAACTGAGCTATGTTGTAATCAGAAAAACCATTCACCTTGGCCTCCCGAAGCAGCTCGGTTGCGGGGTTGCCTCCTGAACTCTGTAGGGCCTGCTCAATATCCACCAGTTTTTTAATCTTCCATAAAAACCAATTGTCAATTTTGGAAAGCTGGGCCACTTCCCGGACGGTCATACACCTGCGAAAGGCTTCGGCAATAACAAAGAGCCGTTCGTCATCGCCGTTAGCCAGTTTGTCTTCGATTTCCATATCTGTCCAACGGGCGGAATTCTTTAATCTCAATCCATAGACACCTATTTCCAGCGAGCGGATAGCCTTCATTAACGCAGCTTCAAAACTGCGGTCAATAGACATAACTTCGCCTGTTGCCTTCATCTGGGTGCCCAGCCGGCGGTCGGCGGTAGCAAACTTGTCAAAGGGCCAGCGGGGAATCTTCACTACCACGTAATCCAGCGCCGGTTCAAAACAGGCTGTCGTCTTCCCCGTAACAGGGTTGGTTATTTCGTTCAAATGCAGCCCTATGGCTATCTTGGCTGCCATCTTGGCTATGGGGTATCCGGTGGCTTTGGAAGCTAAAGCACTGGACCGGCTTACCCTGGGGTTTACTTCGATAACAACGTATTCGAAACTGTTAGGGTTCAGGGCAAATTGAACATTGCAGCCCCCTTCTATTTTCAGGGCCCGAATAATTTTCAGCGCCGCCGCCCGCAGCATCTGGTATTCTTTGTCACTCAAGGTCTGGGACGGTGCCACAACTATGCTATCCCCCGTATGTATGCCTACCGGATCCAGGTTTTCCATGTTGCAGATGGTAATACAGTTATCGGCGCTGTCCCGCATTACCTCGTATTCAATTTCCTTCCAGCCGGCCACGCTGCGTTCCAACAGCACCTGATTTATAAGGGATGCGTTCAGACCCTTGGTTACAATTTCTGTCAGTTCTGCTTCGTTTCCGACTATTCCTCCTCCGGTCCCTCCCAAAGTATAGGCCGGTCGGACAATAACGGGATAACCCACTCTTTTCACAAATTCAAAGGCTTCATCCAGCCTGGAGATGATGACGCTCTCCGGGATAGGTTCGTTTATTTCCAGCATCAGCTCTTTGAACATTTCCCGGTCTTCTGCCCTTTTAATGGTCTCCAGGGAAGTGCCCAACAAAGCCACGCCCTCTTCCCGCAGCACTCCTTTCTCGGCCAGTTCCACAGCAATATTCAACCCCGTCTGACCGCCCAGGGTAGGCAGCAAACCGTCAGGCTTTTCCAGCCGGATTATCTTGGCTACTGATTCCCATGTCAGAGGTTCTATGTAAACTTTGTCGGCTATGTGCCCGTCGGTCATAATAGTGGCCGGGTTGCTGTTGACCAGGACTACTTCCAAACCTTCTTCCTTTAGGGCTTTGCAAGCCTGGGTACCGGCATAATCAAACTCCGCCGCCTGGCCGATAATAATCGGCCCCGAGCCTATTACCAATACTTTTTTTATGTCAGTACGCTTCGGCATAAAATTACTTCTCCCCTTGTCAAGATTATAGCTCAACTTCATTAAAGGAAAGGCCGGACATAACCTCATCAATAATGTTAACGGCGTCGTCAATATTTTGTTTCGTTATAATCAAAGGCGGTATAAACCGTAACACATTGGAACCAACACAATTGATAATTAACCCTTTCTGCAAACATCCATCTACAATCGATTTCCCGTCAACGGTTATTCCCAGACCCAAAATCAGGCCTTTTCCCCTGACATCGGTGATAAAGGAATATTTGTCTTTTAAACGGTGCAGCTTTTGCTCAAAATAGGCTCCTTTTTCAGCTACCTCGACAAGAAAGTCTTTATCGGCCAAAATGCTCACAGCCGCACAGCCGGCTGCCGCCGCCAGCGGGTTGCCGCCAAAGGTGGAGGCATGGTCGCCCGGTTGGAAACATTCAGCTACCTTGTCCGTGGCCAGCAGAGCCCCCATGGGGAAACCGCCGGCAATGGCCTTGGCTAAAGTCATAATATTGGGCTCTACATTGTAATGTTCGTAAGCAAACAATTTACCTGTCCGCCCCAGTCCGCACTGAACTTCATCGAAAATTAAAAGCAGGTTTTTCTCCAGGCAGAGCTGTTTCACCTGTTGCATATAATCGTAATCGGCCACATTTACCCCGCCTTCACCCTGTACAGGTTCCATCATAACAGCACAGGTGTTGGGGGAAATTGCTTTTTCCAAAGCCGCAAAGTCGTTCAAAGGC
This genomic window contains:
- the carB gene encoding carbamoyl-phosphate synthase (glutamine-hydrolyzing) large subunit; translated protein: MPKRTDIKKVLVIGSGPIIIGQAAEFDYAGTQACKALKEEGLEVVLVNSNPATIMTDGHIADKVYIEPLTWESVAKIIRLEKPDGLLPTLGGQTGLNIAVELAEKGVLREEGVALLGTSLETIKRAEDREMFKELMLEINEPIPESVIISRLDEAFEFVKRVGYPVIVRPAYTLGGTGGGIVGNEAELTEIVTKGLNASLINQVLLERSVAGWKEIEYEVMRDSADNCITICNMENLDPVGIHTGDSIVVAPSQTLSDKEYQMLRAAALKIIRALKIEGGCNVQFALNPNSFEYVVIEVNPRVSRSSALASKATGYPIAKMAAKIAIGLHLNEITNPVTGKTTACFEPALDYVVVKIPRWPFDKFATADRRLGTQMKATGEVMSIDRSFEAALMKAIRSLEIGVYGLRLKNSARWTDMEIEDKLANGDDERLFVIAEAFRRCMTVREVAQLSKIDNWFLWKIKKLVDIEQALQSSGGNPATELLREAKVNGFSDYNIAQLTGLPEPEVREMRKRAGIIPVYKMVDTCAAEFEAATPYYYSTYDDEDEVVVSERKKVIVLGSGPIRIGQGIEFDYCSVHSVWGLKQEGIESIIINNNPETVSTDFDTADKLYFEPLTFEDVMNIIEKEKPYGVIVQFGGQTAINLAGDLSGAGVRVLGTPVAQIDEAEDREKFERLLRTLAIPQSEGKTAFTVKEAQEIAEKLGYPVLVRPSYVLGGRAMEIVHNTGELLKYMETAVQVSPKHPVLVDKYIRGKEVEVDAIGDGENILIPGIMEHIERAGVHSGDSIACYPVQTLTQEEQQKVIDYTTRIAKALKICGLINIQYVVGEEEVYVLEVNPRASRTVPVLSKVTGVPMVSVAARAMVGRSLREQGYPTGLWKLPNHVTVKAPVFSFEKLTQVDISLGPEMKSTGEVMGVDRSFAHALYKAMLAAGLRFSTAGAILAAIADKDKQEAVPIIRQYADMGFAVFATEETAKVLQAEGIPAQPVLGQLDPLHLIREGRVQFVINTPTKGKVRGRLGFSIRRTAAEFRVPCFTSLDTAAAVLKILEFLRRGEEPYPVSMDDFTAHVRGRG
- a CDS encoding acetylornithine transaminase, coding for MKTQEIIELGQKYVMNTYGRLPMALVKGEGAFVWDAEGNKYLDFVAGLAVNSLGHCHPKVVEAIREQAETLMHVSNLYWIEPQVKLARLLVENSALDKVFFCNSGAEANEGAIKLARKYAKKYLGPDKYEIITMEKSFHGRTLAAITATAQPKYQKDLDPLPPGFKYVPLNDFAALEKAISPNTCAVMMEPVQGEGGVNVADYDYMQQVKQLCLEKNLLLIFDEVQCGLGRTGKLFAYEHYNVEPNIMTLAKAIAGGFPMGALLATDKVAECFQPGDHASTFGGNPLAAAAGCAAVSILADKDFLVEVAEKGAYFEQKLHRLKDKYSFITDVRGKGLILGLGITVDGKSIVDGCLQKGLIINCVGSNVLRFIPPLIITKQNIDDAVNIIDEVMSGLSFNEVEL